A window of Melospiza melodia melodia isolate bMelMel2 chromosome Z, bMelMel2.pri, whole genome shotgun sequence contains these coding sequences:
- the LOC134432553 gene encoding RNA polymerase II elongation factor ELL2-like: MSELRARAGSSEFRRAPIRTASRRAPTSTAMPVRVSQRCQEQQDKRTKPMKPAGSEQNPCRAVYRRPYRDRVIHLLALRAYKKPELLARLQRDGVMQKDKGSLAKILQQVAKWNAKDNSFSLKEHLFQSLQTDWPGYTEIDRQNLKLILSGKSTPSQKTTNTSQETSPGPSERDAPFYYHFDSSFYTSAIQLKSRKESGTSHNSSFLKNSSSGARRDTSIASTCSATSDQPDYLRKYIAIISLEQRQRYKDDFNAEYDEYWNLHSQIEKITKKFRQFQEQWKCLTPGSESYQALHHRILADYQQLQQGSPRYSEMKSRCLYLHNKLAHIQSHISEFDQL, encoded by the exons ATGTCAGAGCTGCGGGCCAGGGCAGGATCCAGTGAGTTCCGCAGGGCCCCAATCCGCACTGCGTCCCGCAGGGCCCCCACCAGCACTGCCATGCCCGTCAGGGTGAGCCAgaggtgccaggagcagcag GACAAGAGAACAAAGCCAATGAAGCCTGCAGGGAGTGAACAGAATCCTTGCCGTGCTGTTTATCGGCGACCCTACAGAGACAGGGTGATTCATTTACTTGCTCTGAGGGCTTACAAGAAGCCAGAGTTGCTTGCTCGCTTGCAGAGAGATGGAGTCATGCAAAAGGACAAGGGCAGCCTTGCAAAGATCCTTCAGCAG GTAGCCAAGTGGAATGCAAAGGATAATTCCTTCAGTCTGAAGGAACATCTCTTTCAAAGCCTTCAGACTGATTGGCCTGGCTACACTGAAATAGACAGACAGAATTTGAAGTTAATCCTGTCTGG AAAATCAACTCCATCTCAGAAGACCACCAACACCAGCCAAGAAACATCTCCAGGGCCTTctgagagagatgctcca TTTTACTACCACTTTGACTCTTCTTTTTATACCTCTGCTATACAACTGAAATCAAGAAAAGAAAGTGGAACATCACACAACAGTTCTTTCCTCAAGAATTCAAGTTCAG GAGCAAGAAGAGATACTTCCATTGCCTCCACATGCTCTGCAACAAGCGACCAACCAGATTACTTGAG AAAATACATAGCCATCATCTCCTTGGAGCAACGCCAGCGCTACAAGGATGACTTCAATGCAGAGTATGATGAATACTGGAATTTACATTCTCAGATTGAGAAGATCACAAAGAAGTTCAGACAGTTTCAGGAGCAATGGAAGTGTCTGACTCCAGGCTCTGAATCCTATCAG GCACTGCATCATCGAATCCTAGCAGATTATCAGCAGTTACAACAG GGTAGTCCCAGGTACTCTGAAATGAAGAGCAGGTGCCTGTACCTCCACAACAAGCTGGCCCATATTCAGAGCCACATTTCTGAATTTGACCAGCTGTAA